The Zavarzinia compransoris genome includes a window with the following:
- a CDS encoding response regulator, which yields MKTILLVEDDPEIRMLLTGFLHREGFAVAAAADAVAMDAQLARARPALMVLDLMLPGEDGLSICRRLSGTCGFPIIMLTAKGEDVDRIVGLELGADDYLPKPFNPRELLARIRAVLRRGERQAPVPAGRRLRVGALTVDLDGRQAEAGDGARVPLTSAEFDLLACLVEHPRRVLSRDQLLDWTRGRGADPFDRTIDVGISRLRRKLEAVAPEVAQGITTVRNGGYILSLDVEGAGR from the coding sequence ATGAAGACGATCCTGCTGGTCGAGGATGACCCGGAAATCCGCATGCTGCTGACCGGTTTCCTGCACCGCGAGGGCTTCGCGGTGGCGGCCGCGGCGGATGCGGTCGCCATGGATGCGCAACTGGCCAGGGCAAGGCCGGCCCTGATGGTGCTCGACCTCATGCTGCCGGGGGAGGACGGGCTGTCGATCTGCCGCCGGCTGTCGGGCACCTGCGGCTTTCCCATCATCATGCTGACGGCGAAGGGCGAGGATGTGGACCGCATCGTCGGCCTTGAACTGGGCGCCGACGACTATCTGCCGAAACCCTTCAACCCGCGCGAACTGCTGGCGCGCATCAGGGCGGTGCTGCGCCGGGGCGAGCGGCAGGCGCCGGTCCCGGCCGGGCGGCGCCTGCGGGTGGGTGCCCTGACCGTCGATCTCGACGGCCGCCAGGCGGAGGCGGGGGACGGCGCGCGGGTGCCGCTCACCTCGGCGGAATTCGATCTTCTCGCCTGTCTGGTCGAACACCCGCGCCGGGTGCTCAGCCGCGACCAATTGCTGGACTGGACCCGCGGGCGCGGTGCCGATCCCTTCGACCGCACGATCGACGTCGGCATCTCGCGCCTGCGCCGCAAGCTGGAAGCGGTCGCGCCCGAGGTCGCCCAGGGCATCACCACGGTGCGCAACGGCGGCTATATCCTGTCCCTGGATGTCGAGGGGGCGGGGCGATGA
- a CDS encoding ATP-binding protein — protein sequence MMARIGIVGRLVLILLAALVLVQLVTTALYFWRREQAFDARMAVPLADQVAATAALVEATPAAQLPLVLRAVNGPDLLVTVADEPGEIRDPALPRRPLETVIRSGLPALDPPRLVSIQYRGLREPGGRPRLLGRLLASRIEVTVGLAGGRYLKVVADGEVMPRLFGLQPGFFAGIIGLTVALLAIVLFSRESRPLRRLARAVQAFGRDPEPRPVAEAGAAEVRVLIRAFNDMQARLAGLMRNRAFVLGALAHDLRTYLTRLRLRAEMLPEDGDRTGWIRNLEHMNQLVEDSLTFARVAFGADRAGRSDLARIVAREVEERQAQGAPVTLAAAAPGPLTVAGSEAALARALANLIDNALKHAGSAEIALGRDGGNARLTVDDRGPGIPAALRADLAQPFRQADAARTKADAGAGLGLAIAREIAEGLGGRLEIGDRPGGGARIALVLPLA from the coding sequence ATGATGGCGCGCATCGGCATCGTCGGCCGGCTGGTCCTGATCCTGCTGGCCGCCCTGGTCCTGGTCCAGCTGGTGACCACGGCGCTGTATTTCTGGCGCCGCGAACAGGCTTTCGATGCCCGGATGGCGGTGCCGCTGGCCGATCAGGTGGCGGCGACCGCGGCGCTGGTCGAAGCCACGCCGGCGGCGCAGCTGCCCTTGGTGCTGCGCGCGGTCAACGGGCCGGATCTTCTCGTCACCGTCGCCGACGAGCCGGGGGAGATCCGCGATCCCGCCCTGCCGCGTCGCCCGCTCGAGACCGTGATCCGGTCCGGCCTGCCGGCGCTCGATCCGCCGCGGCTGGTGTCCATCCAGTATCGGGGGCTGCGGGAGCCGGGCGGGCGGCCCCGGCTGCTCGGCCGCCTGCTGGCCAGCCGGATCGAGGTGACGGTGGGCCTCGCCGGCGGCCGCTATCTGAAGGTGGTGGCGGACGGCGAGGTGATGCCCCGGCTGTTCGGCCTGCAACCGGGTTTTTTCGCCGGCATCATCGGCCTCACCGTCGCCCTGCTGGCGATCGTCCTGTTCAGCCGGGAATCGCGGCCGCTGCGCCGCCTGGCCCGGGCGGTGCAGGCATTCGGCCGCGATCCGGAACCCCGGCCGGTGGCCGAGGCGGGCGCGGCCGAGGTGCGGGTGCTGATCCGCGCCTTCAACGACATGCAGGCCCGGCTTGCCGGGCTGATGCGCAACCGGGCCTTCGTGCTCGGCGCCCTGGCCCATGACCTGCGCACCTATCTGACCCGGTTGCGGCTGCGGGCCGAGATGCTGCCCGAGGACGGCGACCGCACCGGCTGGATCCGCAATCTCGAACACATGAACCAATTGGTCGAGGACAGTCTGACCTTCGCCCGCGTCGCCTTCGGCGCCGACCGCGCCGGCCGCAGCGACCTGGCCCGGATCGTCGCCCGCGAGGTCGAGGAACGGCAGGCCCAGGGCGCCCCGGTCACCCTGGCCGCGGCCGCGCCGGGTCCGCTCACGGTCGCGGGCAGCGAGGCGGCCCTGGCCCGGGCCCTGGCCAATCTGATCGACAATGCATTGAAACATGCGGGCAGCGCCGAAATCGCCCTTGGCCGCGACGGCGGCAATGCCCGCCTGACCGTCGACGACCGGGGCCCGGGAATCCCGGCGGCCCTGCGTGCCGATCTCGCCCAGCCGTTCCGGCAGGCGGATGCGGCGCGGACCAAGGCCGATGCCGGGGCCGGCCTCGGCCTTGCCATCGCCCGCGAGATCGCCGAAGGCCTGGGCGGCCGGCTGGAGATCGGCGACCGGCCGGGCGGCGGGGCGCGCATCGCCCTGGTCCTGCCCCTTGCCTGA
- a CDS encoding AmpG family muropeptide MFS transporter codes for MAERQGLKVYGERRTLVMLALGFAAGLPNLLVFDTLSAWLRDEGVSLAVIGFFSLATLAYSAKFLWAPLVDRFDVPGLTARLGHRRSWMLAAQVAVMLGLGLIAGGDPGADLARTAAFAVFVGFAGATQDIVIDAWRIEAADDSRQGALAAAYQWGYRIAGLVAGGAALALAEAAGWNLSYFAMGGLMLVGMAGVLCAPRETARPAPLPRAGGAVPARPGRDAAEWLVRALVLLGAALIVGAGLSGNPFTLTVLTFSDDALGLAPLWTRAPGAAYLQFGAVILGLGLILLACWPLPGRATRPGQALQRAFGAPLGAFFGEFGRLAGPILALICVYRLSDFVLNIMNPFYLDLGFSKTEVAEVRKVFGMVMTMGGVFLGGWAVARLGVLRALMIGAFAGPASNLVYAWLAVQGPWLPALFIAIGVDNLASGYAGTCLIAYMSGLTSAGFTATQYALFSSLYALPGKLIASQSGRIVEGAARAAEAGGLPALLLPLFERLPVPAFAEGAAKAGTSAAALGAGYVTFFLYSVAIGLVAIVLCLVVTARQGQRRPGPDAGRAV; via the coding sequence ATGGCGGAGCGTCAAGGTCTGAAGGTCTACGGCGAGCGGCGCACGCTGGTCATGCTCGCGCTCGGCTTCGCCGCCGGCCTGCCCAACCTGCTGGTCTTCGACACGCTGTCGGCCTGGCTGCGCGACGAGGGGGTGTCGCTTGCGGTCATCGGTTTCTTCAGCCTCGCGACCCTGGCCTATTCGGCCAAATTCCTGTGGGCGCCGCTGGTCGACCGGTTCGACGTGCCGGGGCTGACCGCCCGCCTCGGCCATCGCCGGTCGTGGATGCTGGCGGCGCAGGTGGCGGTCATGCTGGGGCTCGGCCTGATCGCCGGGGGCGATCCGGGGGCCGATCTGGCCCGCACCGCCGCCTTTGCCGTCTTCGTCGGCTTCGCCGGGGCGACCCAGGACATCGTCATCGACGCCTGGCGCATCGAGGCGGCGGACGACAGCCGCCAGGGCGCGCTGGCCGCCGCCTATCAATGGGGCTATCGCATCGCCGGGCTGGTGGCGGGCGGCGCCGCGCTGGCCCTGGCCGAGGCCGCGGGCTGGAACCTGTCCTATTTCGCCATGGGCGGGCTGATGCTGGTCGGCATGGCCGGCGTGTTGTGCGCCCCGCGGGAGACGGCCCGGCCGGCGCCGCTGCCCCGGGCCGGGGGCGCGGTGCCGGCCCGGCCCGGGCGCGATGCCGCCGAATGGCTGGTGCGGGCCCTGGTCCTGCTCGGCGCCGCCCTGATCGTCGGCGCCGGCCTGTCGGGCAATCCCTTCACCCTGACCGTGCTGACCTTTTCCGACGATGCGCTCGGGCTTGCGCCGTTGTGGACCCGGGCGCCCGGCGCCGCCTATCTGCAATTCGGCGCGGTGATCCTCGGGCTCGGCCTGATCCTGCTCGCCTGCTGGCCCCTGCCCGGGCGGGCGACGCGGCCGGGGCAGGCCCTGCAACGGGCCTTCGGCGCGCCGCTGGGCGCCTTTTTCGGCGAATTCGGCCGGCTGGCGGGGCCGATCCTGGCCCTGATCTGCGTCTACCGCCTGTCGGATTTCGTCCTCAACATCATGAATCCCTTCTACCTCGACCTCGGTTTCTCGAAGACCGAGGTGGCGGAGGTGCGCAAGGTCTTCGGCATGGTCATGACCATGGGCGGGGTGTTCCTCGGCGGCTGGGCGGTGGCGCGGCTGGGCGTGCTGCGCGCCCTGATGATCGGCGCCTTCGCCGGGCCGGCCAGCAACCTCGTCTATGCCTGGCTGGCGGTGCAGGGGCCCTGGCTGCCCGCGCTCTTCATCGCCATCGGGGTCGACAACCTGGCCTCGGGCTATGCCGGCACCTGCCTGATCGCCTATATGTCCGGCCTGACCTCGGCCGGCTTCACCGCGACCCAATATGCGCTGTTCTCGTCGCTCTATGCCCTGCCGGGCAAGCTGATCGCCTCGCAGTCCGGGCGGATCGTCGAAGGGGCGGCGCGGGCGGCCGAGGCGGGGGGGCTGCCCGCCCTGCTGCTGCCCCTGTTCGAGCGCCTGCCGGTGCCCGCCTTTGCCGAAGGTGCCGCCAAGGCGGGAACATCTGCGGCCGCACTTGGTGCTGGATATGTAACATTCTTCCTGTATTCAGTGGCGATTGGGCTGGTGGCCATCGTGCTCTGCCTTGTCGTGACCGCACGGCAGGGGCAACGGCGGCCGGGCCCTGACGCCGGTCGAGCGGTTTGA
- a CDS encoding GNAT family N-acetyltransferase produces the protein MNRTIVALNSVKTEEERDDPVSARRSVDIDKLEVRLARSPAELLAAQRLRYRVFYEEMGATPTPATAAEKRDFDHFDPICDHLLVIDHAVEGDAPAVVGTYRLLREEVARQHGGFYSAGEFDLSFLERNRKADDNFLELGRSCVAPEYRTNAVIQMLWRAIAGYIAEHKISLMFGCGSLPGVDPEALAVPLSYLYHNHLAPPERRVRALDSRYVAMNRLPKDAIRPRDGLRTLPPLIKGYLRLGGYIGDGAVIDPEFKTVDCFIMVPCDAITERYIARYHKGDGTE, from the coding sequence ATGAATAGGACGATCGTGGCCCTGAACAGTGTGAAGACCGAAGAAGAGCGGGACGACCCGGTTTCCGCCCGGCGTTCGGTCGATATCGACAAGCTCGAAGTTCGCCTGGCCCGGAGCCCGGCCGAGCTGCTGGCCGCCCAGCGGCTGCGCTACCGCGTGTTCTACGAGGAGATGGGCGCGACGCCGACCCCGGCCACGGCCGCGGAAAAGCGCGATTTCGATCATTTCGACCCGATCTGCGACCATCTTCTGGTGATCGATCATGCGGTCGAGGGCGACGCCCCGGCGGTGGTCGGGACCTATCGCCTGCTGCGGGAAGAGGTGGCGCGCCAGCATGGCGGCTTCTATTCCGCCGGGGAATTCGACCTGTCGTTCCTCGAGCGGAACCGCAAGGCGGACGACAATTTCCTCGAACTCGGCCGCTCCTGCGTCGCCCCGGAATATCGCACCAATGCGGTCATCCAGATGCTGTGGCGGGCGATCGCCGGCTATATCGCCGAGCATAAGATCAGCCTGATGTTCGGCTGCGGCAGCCTGCCCGGGGTGGACCCGGAGGCGCTGGCCGTGCCGCTCAGCTATCTCTACCACAATCATCTGGCGCCGCCGGAGCGCCGGGTCCGCGCGCTCGATAGCCGCTATGTCGCCATGAACCGCCTGCCGAAGGATGCGATCCGCCCGCGCGACGGGCTGCGCACCCTGCCGCCGCTGATCAAGGGCTATCTCCGCCTCGGCGGCTATATCGGCGACGGCGCGGTGATCGATCCGGAATTCAAGACCGTCGACTGTTTCATCATGGTGCCCTGCGACGCCATCACCGAGCGTTATATCGCGCGCTATCACAAGGGCGACGGCACCGAATAA
- a CDS encoding superoxide dismutase, which yields MAFKLPELKFDPSALAPALSAESFSFHHGKHHQAYITVANEIVAATPALQGKSIEDVTKIAAADPAAKKLFNNAGQHYNHTLYWLSLSAPGSTKPSAAISSLIEKSFGDFAGFKTAFTTAALGQFGSGWVWLLKDGEKLAITTTGNAETPLTQGKDALAVMDVWEHAYYIDYRNNRKGFAETFVDSLINWDFVEKRIEDTTTLDAGV from the coding sequence ATGGCTTTCAAACTTCCCGAACTGAAATTCGACCCGAGCGCCCTTGCCCCCGCCCTCTCGGCCGAGAGCTTCTCGTTTCACCACGGCAAGCACCACCAGGCCTATATCACCGTCGCGAACGAGATCGTGGCGGCGACCCCGGCGCTGCAGGGCAAGTCGATCGAAGACGTGACCAAGATCGCGGCGGCCGATCCGGCGGCCAAGAAGCTGTTCAACAACGCCGGCCAGCACTACAACCACACCCTCTACTGGCTGTCGCTGTCGGCTCCGGGCTCGACCAAGCCGTCGGCCGCGATTTCCTCGCTGATCGAGAAGTCGTTCGGCGATTTCGCCGGCTTCAAGACCGCCTTCACCACCGCCGCGCTCGGCCAGTTCGGCTCGGGCTGGGTGTGGCTGCTGAAGGACGGCGAAAAGCTGGCGATCACGACCACCGGCAATGCGGAAACCCCGCTGACCCAGGGCAAGGACGCGCTGGCGGTGATGGACGTGTGGGAACACGCCTATTACATCGACTATCGCAACAACCGTAAGGGCTTTGCCGAGACTTTCGTCGACAGCCTGATCAACTGGGATTTCGTCGAGAAGCGCATCGAGGACACCACGACCCTCGACGCCGGCGTCTGA
- a CDS encoding TIGR03364 family FAD-dependent oxidoreductase, translating to MSAPVFDLAIIGAGIVGLAHALAARRAGKRVVVIDRDAQANGASIRNFGFVTVTGQQQGTVWNRARRSREIWAEVAPKAGIPVLHRGSAVIAHRPEAAEVVAAFVASEMGAGCEMLSPAQIADRLPLLRHEDASACLWSPHELRVEPRRAIPLLAAWLEEQLGVVFLRNTLVKAIDLPRVVTTAGIVEAGQAMVCPGGDFLSLYPEVWARRELDLCKLHMLRLAPQGAGWVLPGSVMNDMSLGRYLGFAELPAAAALKAVLAREEGPSLDNGIHLIAVQSADGSLVVGDSHHYAATPDPFAPDAVDALMIGHARRALRLASDRVVERWIGIYPHSKTEAALIEDAAPGVRAVMVTSGTGMSTAFALAEDALAGWLR from the coding sequence ATGTCCGCCCCCGTTTTCGATCTTGCGATCATCGGCGCCGGCATCGTCGGCCTCGCCCATGCCCTGGCGGCGCGCCGGGCGGGCAAGCGAGTGGTGGTGATCGACCGCGACGCCCAGGCGAACGGCGCCTCCATCCGCAATTTCGGCTTCGTCACCGTGACCGGGCAGCAGCAGGGCACGGTCTGGAACCGGGCCCGGCGCAGCCGCGAGATCTGGGCCGAGGTGGCGCCCAAGGCCGGAATCCCGGTGCTGCACCGGGGCAGCGCCGTCATCGCCCACCGGCCCGAGGCGGCGGAAGTGGTCGCCGCCTTCGTCGCCTCCGAGATGGGCGCGGGCTGCGAGATGCTGTCGCCGGCCCAGATCGCCGACCGCCTGCCCCTGCTTCGCCACGAGGATGCCAGCGCCTGCCTGTGGAGCCCGCATGAACTGCGGGTCGAGCCGCGCCGCGCCATTCCCCTTCTCGCCGCCTGGCTGGAAGAACAGCTGGGCGTCGTCTTCCTGCGCAACACCCTGGTGAAGGCGATCGACCTGCCCCGCGTGGTCACTACCGCCGGCATCGTCGAGGCCGGGCAGGCAATGGTCTGTCCCGGCGGCGACTTCCTCTCGCTCTACCCCGAAGTCTGGGCCCGGCGCGAGCTTGACCTGTGCAAGCTGCACATGCTGCGCCTCGCCCCGCAGGGGGCGGGCTGGGTGCTGCCCGGCTCGGTCATGAACGACATGTCGCTGGGGCGCTATCTCGGCTTTGCCGAACTGCCGGCGGCGGCGGCCCTGAAGGCGGTCCTGGCGCGGGAGGAGGGGCCGAGCCTCGACAATGGCATCCACCTGATCGCGGTGCAATCGGCGGACGGTTCGCTCGTCGTCGGCGACTCGCATCATTATGCCGCAACACCCGATCCCTTCGCGCCGGACGCGGTGGACGCCCTGATGATCGGCCACGCCCGCCGGGCGCTCCGCCTCGCCAGCGACCGGGTGGTGGAGCGCTGGATCGGCATCTATCCCCATTCGAAGACCGAGGCCGCCCTGATCGAGGACGCCGCCCCCGGCGTCCGCGCCGTGATGGTGACCAGCGGCACCGGCATGTCCACCGCCTTCGCCCTGGCCGAGGATGCGCTCGCCGGCTGGCTCCGGTGA
- a CDS encoding SPFH domain-containing protein, giving the protein MSMMNQGSGRGPVALLRRIALGGAVLVGVIVVLSSWYTIEEGEIGVVLRNGAVHDVASPGLHFKLPVVDAVVALSTRTEKLHLPQVAAYSQDIQAAEMTMSVNYRINAGQVKEIYARLGVNYADRILIPALLDRTKAVFGRYNAPAIVGERSKLVAEITESLRDAVTDEGIIVESVQIENIDFSDAFEQAIEQRMQAEVEVTRLRQNLEREKVQAEIRRTAAQGQADSTVVQARAEADSSALRAKAEADAIRLRGEAEAAAIRAKGEAMKASPDLIDLIRAERWDGKLPATMVPGGAVPFVDVTGR; this is encoded by the coding sequence ATGTCCATGATGAACCAGGGCTCGGGCCGGGGTCCAGTTGCCTTGCTGCGGCGCATCGCCTTGGGCGGCGCGGTGCTGGTCGGCGTGATCGTGGTCCTGTCGAGCTGGTACACGATCGAGGAGGGCGAGATCGGGGTGGTCCTGCGCAACGGCGCCGTCCATGACGTCGCCTCGCCCGGCCTCCATTTCAAGCTGCCGGTGGTCGATGCGGTGGTGGCCCTGTCCACCCGCACGGAAAAGCTCCACCTGCCCCAGGTCGCCGCCTATTCCCAGGATATCCAGGCGGCGGAAATGACAATGTCGGTCAACTATCGGATCAATGCCGGGCAGGTGAAGGAAATCTACGCCCGCCTCGGCGTCAATTACGCCGACCGTATCCTGATCCCCGCTCTGCTGGACCGCACCAAGGCGGTGTTCGGGCGCTACAATGCCCCGGCCATCGTCGGCGAGCGCTCGAAACTGGTGGCCGAGATCACGGAGTCGCTGCGGGATGCGGTGACCGACGAGGGCATCATCGTCGAAAGCGTGCAGATCGAGAATATCGACTTCTCGGATGCCTTCGAACAGGCGATCGAGCAGCGCATGCAGGCCGAGGTCGAGGTCACGCGCCTGCGCCAGAACCTGGAGCGGGAAAAGGTCCAGGCGGAAATCCGCCGCACCGCCGCCCAGGGCCAGGCGGATTCGACCGTGGTCCAGGCCCGCGCCGAGGCGGATTCGTCCGCCCTGCGCGCCAAGGCGGAAGCGGACGCCATCCGCCTGCGCGGCGAGGCGGAGGCGGCCGCGATCCGCGCCAAGGGCGAGGCGATGAAGGCATCGCCCGACCTGATCGACCTGATCCGCGCCGAACGCTGGGATGGCAAGCTGCCGGCCACCATGGTGCCCGGCGGCGCCGTGCCCTTCGTCGACGTGACCGGCCGGTAG
- a CDS encoding M81 family metallopeptidase, protein MKVVVAMMKHETNTFSPLVTDLARFEAWGLHFGPAAESAYAETAMPMGAYIRLCRARGAEIVTPVAAEAMPGGIVTRDAYETLAGAIVEAVAAGCDAVLLDLHGAMVAAHVADGEGELLRRLRAVAPRVPIAVTCDLHCNLTRAMVDHCDALIGYKTYPHVDMAEVGERIARVLFAAIDGKARPVMAFAPIPVLAQTLRMGTDDEPMKGLIAEARALEAEGFLAATVFGGFPMADVPHAGMAAVVVGDGDPAAAGAAVERLAALARARRDDFLYPHEPLEHALDRAAALGDAGGGEAGGPVILLDHADNCGSGGTQDVMGVIAAVIERGLKDVAVGAVYDPEAVKTMAAAGVGAEVSLALGGRLDMPALGLKGRPLALTGRVKVLTDGRFVVRGPMYTGVTVEMGPTAVLSVDGGRVEIVVTSHHHEPWDRGVFTSVGIEPEAKRFLLLKSRIHYRAGFAALARATVTLDGEGVTTSDNGKLDYRRLRRPLYPFDRIN, encoded by the coding sequence ATGAAGGTGGTCGTTGCCATGATGAAGCACGAGACCAACACTTTCTCGCCCCTGGTCACCGACCTTGCCCGCTTCGAGGCCTGGGGCCTTCATTTCGGGCCGGCGGCGGAAAGCGCCTATGCCGAAACCGCCATGCCCATGGGGGCCTATATCCGCCTGTGCCGGGCGCGCGGGGCCGAGATCGTCACCCCCGTCGCGGCCGAGGCCATGCCCGGCGGCATCGTCACCCGCGACGCCTATGAAACCCTGGCCGGCGCCATCGTCGAGGCGGTGGCGGCGGGCTGCGACGCCGTCCTGCTCGACCTGCACGGCGCCATGGTCGCGGCCCATGTGGCGGACGGCGAGGGCGAATTGCTGCGCCGGCTGCGCGCCGTGGCGCCCCGGGTGCCCATCGCCGTCACCTGCGACCTGCACTGCAACCTGACCCGGGCCATGGTCGACCATTGCGATGCCCTGATCGGCTACAAGACCTATCCCCATGTCGACATGGCCGAGGTGGGCGAGCGGATCGCCCGGGTCCTGTTCGCCGCGATCGACGGCAAGGCGCGCCCGGTGATGGCCTTCGCCCCGATCCCGGTACTGGCCCAGACCCTGCGCATGGGCACCGACGACGAGCCGATGAAAGGCCTGATCGCCGAAGCCCGCGCCCTGGAGGCCGAGGGCTTCCTGGCCGCCACCGTCTTCGGCGGCTTTCCCATGGCCGACGTGCCCCACGCCGGCATGGCGGCGGTCGTCGTCGGCGACGGCGATCCGGCCGCGGCCGGGGCGGCGGTGGAACGGCTGGCGGCGCTGGCCCGCGCCCGGCGCGACGATTTCCTCTATCCCCACGAACCCCTGGAGCACGCCCTCGACCGCGCCGCCGCCCTCGGTGATGCGGGGGGAGGCGAGGCGGGGGGACCGGTGATCCTGCTCGACCATGCCGACAATTGCGGCTCGGGCGGGACCCAGGACGTCATGGGCGTGATCGCCGCAGTCATCGAGCGGGGCCTCAAGGATGTCGCGGTCGGCGCGGTCTATGACCCGGAGGCGGTGAAGACCATGGCGGCCGCCGGCGTCGGCGCCGAGGTGAGCCTGGCCCTGGGCGGCCGGCTGGACATGCCGGCCCTCGGCCTCAAGGGCCGGCCGCTGGCGCTGACGGGCCGGGTGAAAGTGCTGACCGACGGGCGCTTCGTGGTGCGCGGGCCCATGTATACCGGGGTCACCGTCGAAATGGGCCCGACCGCCGTGCTGTCCGTCGACGGCGGCCGGGTGGAGATCGTCGTCACCTCCCACCACCACGAGCCCTGGGACCGGGGCGTCTTCACCAGCGTCGGCATCGAGCCGGAGGCGAAGCGCTTCCTGCTGCTGAAGTCGCGCATTCACTATCGCGCCGGCTTCGCCGCCCTGGCCCGGGCGACGGTGACCCTGGACGGCGAAGGGGTGACCACGTCGGACAACGGCAAGCTCGACTACCGCCGCCTGCGCCGGCCGCTCTACCCCTTCGACCGGATCAATTGA
- a CDS encoding helix-turn-helix domain-containing protein, whose product MPLTPLDLQIGRRIRERRWLLGLSQDKLARRVGLKFQQIQKYETGGAKVSAGRLSLLAEALDVPISYFYAHAGPDGDGISRDAADLARLFMTLPEEQRSRLLDLVRAISTPPAIAA is encoded by the coding sequence ATGCCTCTTACGCCCCTGGACTTGCAGATCGGCCGCCGCATCCGCGAACGCCGCTGGCTCCTGGGTCTGTCCCAAGACAAACTTGCCCGCCGCGTCGGCCTGAAGTTCCAGCAGATCCAGAAATATGAAACCGGCGGGGCCAAGGTCTCGGCCGGGCGCCTGTCCCTGCTGGCAGAGGCGCTGGATGTCCCGATCAGCTATTTCTACGCGCACGCGGGCCCGGACGGCGACGGCATCAGCCGCGATGCCGCCGATCTCGCCCGGCTGTTCATGACCTTGCCGGAAGAACAGCGCAGCCGCCTGCTCGACCTCGTGCGCGCCATCAGCACACCCCCGGCCATCGCCGCCTGA